From the Mycobacterium sp. 155 genome, the window CGTCACCCCGAGATCACCGCACACGCGGTCACGGGAACAGACTGGTTCGGTCTGCTGCACTCGGTAGCCGACGCCATCGACCCACGCCAGCTGGCCGAGCTACGCGAGGTTCAGCAGCACATCCGCCACGCGCGACGCGACGGCGCCGACGAGTTCGTCTGGTGCCGAGCAGTCACTCCGCCGGCGCCGGTAGCGACCCGGACCGCTTCCGACGCCGAGACCGAGCCTCCCGCAGGCAACTTCACTCACGTCATTCGAGGTATCTGCACCGCTGTCGCCGAAGGCGAGGTGCAGCCCGGCGACACCATCTCCGCACACCACATCGCCCGGAAATGTGGTGTCTCCCCGGGCCGCGTTGCCGATACCCTCGCGCAGCTGGCGGAAGAAGCTCTGGTCGACAAACACGCCGGCCGTTACCTGTTGCCCGTTCCCACGCCCCGCGATGTCATCGAGACTTATACCGCTCGCAGCCTGCTCGGCACCGTGATCACCCGGCGGCTGGCCTCCACGCGCATCGAACTGCCGCCGGTTGTGGACGAGTATTTTGCCGGATTGGTTCGATGCGACGAACTCGGACGCGTCTACGAGGCCGGCGACCTCGACCTGGATCTGCAGGACGAGTTGGCGACGACGGCGGCGATGCCGCGGATCGGATCGATGTTCATCCGGTTGACCCTGCAATTGCGGCTGTTCGTCACGATTTTCGGATTGAACTACCGCTATCCGACCGATGAGATCATCAGGGATGACCGTCGAATCCTCGACGAGATCCGGCGCCGCGATCTGGACGGAGCCGTCAGCGCATGGCATAGCAAGATCGACAACTGCGCACGCTTCATGCTCACCCATCTCCGCCCGATCCAATGACGCCCAGCGTTCATGGAACCCGTGTCGCCACGCCTCAAATGTTCTGACTCAAGCGGTCGCCGCATATTGACACTTTGCCTCCGTCGCCGAGTATCTGACGAAGGATGCAAGTCGATTGGAGGTAATCGCGCCGATCATCAAGCACCGGGCGTTCTCTGACATCAGTCCCGCCGCCGAGACCGGTCTTCCGGTCGGCATCAAATCCGGTTGAGGTCTACCGTCTTTCGCCGACCAAGCCGGTGGATCAGGGCCGGCGTCGGCAACGGCTCGGTGAACCCTTCGCTGTTCTGGGAGACTTCATGACTGAAAAGCGGTTAGATAAACCCGGTTTCGTTGTTGTCCGGTGGGGCACACACGGCGCAGCCTATATCCGCTTGCCGATCTACGCCGTTCGGGACGCCGCACTGGCCGCCCTCATCAACGAGACCTGCGAGCTGGTCGTCGCGTGGAAAGGGACGGACACCGACACTCTCGCTGGGATCAGCGAACACAGCTGGAGCACGGCACGGAAGCACTGACTGGGATCAGACCCCCTTCGGAGGCGCAGCCGGACCCCAAGCCGAAGCGGAACCTCGCGAGGCGGAGCTGTTCACCATGACGCCCGGTCAGCGTTGATCGCCGCCGGCGATCGGCGGTGCCCACCCGGTGATGTAGGACGCCTTGTCGAAGTCCAGGAGGTGAGGAGGCAATATTTACGAATAGCTAGCCGGAACAATGCTGATCCTGGCCATGGCGACGAGAAACAGGCGAGGATTAAACCATGAAAATCACTGCAGTCGAGGCGATTCCGTTCGTCATCCCATTTCTCAAGCCGGTGAAGTTCGCCTCGGGTGAGGTATATACCGCCGACCATGTATTGGTCCGCGTGCACACCGACGACGGCGTCGTCGGGGTCGCCGAGGCGCCGCCCAGGCCGTATACCTACGGCGAAACGCAGGCCGGGATCGTCGCTGTCATCGAGCAGATCTTCGCGCCCGCGCTGGTCGGGCTACCCCTTACCGCTCGCGAGATCGCGGGTAAACGGCTGTCTCGCACGGTGGGGAACCCGACCGCCAAGGCGGCGATCGACATGGCGATGTGGGATGCATTGGGCCACACCCTCGGTTTATCGGTCGGCGACATGCTCGGTGGCTACACCGACCGCATGCGGGTCAGCCACATGCTGGGTTTCGATGATCCGGAGCGCATGGTCGCCGAAGCCGAGCGAATGCGAGACATCTACGGCATCGGCACATTCAAGGTCAAGGTCGGTCGTCACCCGGTGTCGTTGGACACCGCGGTGGTTCGCGCGCTGCGAGCGCGGTTCGGGGACTCGGTCGAACTCTACGTCGACGGTAACCGCGGTTGGTCTTCGTCGGAATCGTTACGCGCAATGCGCGAAATGTCGGATCTGGGACTGCTTTTCGCCGAGGAGCTGTGTCCGGCCGACGATGTGTTGGGGCGGCGCTGGCTGGTCGGCCAGCTCGACATCCCGTTCATCGGCGACGAATCCGTGCCGACACCCGCCGACGTGACCCGTGAGGTGCTCGGTGGGGCGGCCACCGCGATCAGCATCAAGACGGCACGCACCGGCTTCACCACCTCCACCCGGGTGCACCACCTGGCAGAGGGCCTCGGGGTGGAGTTGGTGATGGGCAACCAACTGGACGGCCAGATCGGAAGTGCCTGCTCGGTGGCCTTTGGTACCGCGTTCGAGCGCACGTGCCGTTACGCCGGCGAACTGTCCAACTACCTCGACATGAGCGATGACCTGCTGAGTGTGCCCCTGCAGATCACCGACGGTCAGCTGCAACGCAGCACAGGTCCGGGACTGGGTATCGAGATCGACCCGGACAAGCTCGCCCGCTACCGCACCGACAAGTGAGACCGTCACCAACCTGCGACGGGAATATCCGGGATGCCAGGGTTAGCGGATATGCAGCGACGCGGTGGGAATTAGACGTCGGACGGCTCGTTGACACCTTCTTGTTCGGCGGCGCGTGAGCCGCGTTCCTCCGACTGCACCGCGGAAGCGGGTGCCGACCAGCTGGCCAGCATGCGCAGCTTCTCATCCGACTCGCTGCCGGGAGTGGCGGTGTAGCCGTTGAGGATGAAGCGGTCATCACCGGTGGAGCGGACGTCAAGGGAGTCGTAGGCGAGGTCGATGGCGCCGACGATGGGGTGATTGAAGTGTTTGAGCCCGGTGCTGTGGTTGCGGACATTGTGGGCACCCCAGCGACTGCGGAAATCCTCGCTGCGGGTCGCGAGTTCGCCGACGAGGTCGGTGAGGTCTTTGTTGTACGGGTCGCGGCCGGCCTCGGCGCGCAGCAGCGCGACGGTGGTGTCCATTGACCCCGCGTAGTCGGGGAAGAAATCGACAGCGCGTGCGTCGAGGAAGTTGAACCGGGCGATGTTGGCTTTCCAGCCGGGCTCGTCCAGCACCGGGGCGTACAGCGCCCGGCCCAGGGCGTTGGTGGCGATGATGTCCAGCCGTCCGTTGCGGATGAATGCGGCCGCTCCGGTCATCGCGTCAAGCAGCTGCTGCAGGCTCTCGGGCAGCTTGGCGGATGTGCGCCGGCGCGGAGTACGTGCGGGTTTGGCGGCACGAGCCAGATGGAACAGGTGGGCGGTCTCGGCGTCGTCGAGCAAGAGCGCGCGGGCGACGGCGGACAGTACGTCGTCAGAGACACCGCGGATGTGGCCCTTCTCGAGGCGGGTGTACCAGTCGGTGCTCACCCCGGCGAGCACTGCGACTTCTTCACGGCGTAGTCCGGGAACCCGCCGTTGAGTACCGCCGGCTGGGAGCCCGACCTGTTCGGGGGTGATCCGAGCGCGGCGGGTGGCGAGGAAGTCGCGGATGTCGGTTCGGTCTGGGATACCGCTGGTGTTCACTCTTTCGACGGTACGACGGGCCGCCTTGGTGATGGGGGTTGTGTTTGTACCCCCTCTGACTCGACCTGCCGCGCGGGGCCCAGACGGCGTTCTCTGGTTGGTGGCTGCGGTCTCCGCCCTGATCGCGTCTCTGTCCCCGGCCGCACCACCCAACACCACGAGGAGCCCTGATGACCGATCCTTGGCCGACAGATGTTCTAGACCGGTTCGGCACGGCTGAGGAGATCGAGATCAGCACCCGCCGGGTTGACGGTTCCCTGCGCGGGGACGATCGCACGGCCGTCGACGCCGCCTACCGTGCCATCGCCACCACTCTGCGCGTCACGCCGCAGATCTGATCAGGAACATCCCCGATGAAAGGAACCGATCACATGACCGACCAACAGAACACCGGCTGGACCGGCGGACAGAATGTGTTCGGTGATTTCGCCCCCGGCATGGTGCATTACACCGACCGCGTGCTTTTCGACGAGGTGTGGGAACGGCCCGGCCTGTCCAAACGCGACCGCAGCCTGATCACCGTCGCCGCGCTGACCGCTATGGGCAAGGCTGAACAGCTGACCTTCCACCTCGACTACGCCCGCCGCAACGGCGTCACTGAAGAAGAGCTGAAAGAGGCCATCTTGCACCTGGCCTTCTACACCGGCTGGCCCAACGGGATGTCCGCCATGTCCGTCGCCAAGAAGGTCTTCACCGACGACGAGAAAGAGAACTGACATGGACGATTACACGTCCCTCGGGTCGACTGGGGTGCAGGTATCTCCGTTGTGCTTCGGCGCCATGTCGTTCGGTGCTGAGGCCGACGAACAGATCTCGGCGGCGATGTACCGACGGGTGCGCGACGCCGGCATCAACTTCTTCGACACCGCCGACGTCTACGGCGGCGGCGCATCGGAGGAGATTCTCGGCCGGCTGATCAAGGACGAACGCGACGACGTGGTGATCACCTCGAAGGTGTTCTACCCGACCGGCACCGACCCGAACGCCTGCGGGCTCTCTCGCCGGCACATCGGTCTTGCCGTCGACGCCAGCTTGCGGCGCCTCGGTACCGATTGGATCGACGTCTATTTGGTGCACGCCTTCGACGAGAAGACCCCGATCGAGGAAACGCTCCGTGCCTTGGATCAGGCGCAGCGATCGGGCAAAATCCTCCACCTCGGTGTCAGCAACTGGGCCGCCTGGCAGATCGCGCTCGCTCTCGGTATCTCTGCCCGCGAAGGTCTGGGCCGGTTCCAGGTCATTGAGCCGATGTACAACCTGGTTCGCCGACAGGCCGAGGTCGAGATTCTGCCACTGGCGCAGGCGCAGCAGCTCGGCGTCATCACCTACAGCCCGCTGGGCGGTGGACTTCTCACCGGCAAGTACACGAGCACCAGCAAGCCGTCGACCGGGCGGCTGATCGAAAATGCCCGCTACACCGACCGATTCGGTCTCGACAGCGACTTCACCACCGCGGAACAGTTCACCGCGCTGGCCGCCGAACTCGACGTCGCCCCGGCAGCCCTCGCCGTGGCGTGGGCGATGGCCAACCCTGCTGTCACCGCACCGATCATCGGCGCCCGCAACCTCGACCAGCTCGAAGGCTCCCTCGCCGCACTCGATATCAAGATGACCGCGGAGCTGTACCACCGGGTCACCGGTCTGTCCGCTACTCCTGCCCCGGCAACCGACCGCACCGAGACTCTCAAGCCAGGCTGGACCTGACGCGGAAAATCACCAAAACCACTATGTACCTTCGCAGTACAGATCAGTACCAACCCGCCACCCTTGGCGGCGCCGTATCCGGCGGAAGCGTCGAGTTGACCAGCCCGCCGGATTCAGTCAAATACCTGCGCTGGACCTCTATTCCCCGGTGAACTGCGGGGGGCGCTTCTGGAACATTGCGGTGACGGCCTCGGCCAGGTCCTTCGACGGCAGGAACGCCGAGTTCCAGGCCGCCACATAGCGCAGGCTCTCCGACACCTGGGCGATGCGTTGCTGATCGAGCACGTCCTTGACCCCTGCGACCGTCAGCGGCGGATTGGCCGCGATCTCGGCGGCGGTGGCGTGAGCGGCCGCCAGCGAGGCCTCGGCATCGGCGTAGATGTCGTTGACCAGGCCGATCTTCTCGGCGCGCGCTGCGTCGATGTCCTTACCGGTCAGAACGAGTTCCCGCAGATGCCCGTCGGACAGGATCAGCGGCAGTCGGGCAAGGCTGCCGACGTCGGCGACGATCGCCAGCTTGGTCTCGCGTACCGAGAATTTCGCGTCGGCGCTGGCGTAGCGGATGTCCGCGGCACTGATCAGGTCGACGCCGCCGCCGATGCACCAACCGTGGATGGAGGCGACGGTCGGAGTCCGGCTATCGGCCACCGCGGTGATCGCGGCCTGCATTCCCCGCAGCTTCTTGTGGAACTCGGCTCGGGCCTTGGCGCCCGCGTCGAGGCCCGGGAGAGTAGCGCCCATGGCGGGTAGATCCAGCCCGTAGCTGAAGTTCTTGCCCGAACCGGTGAGCACGATGGCGCGCACCTCTGGATCGGCGTCGAGTGTGCCGAACACCTCGGGCAGCTCCGCCCAGAACGCCGGGCCCATCGCGTTGCCCTTACCGGGCCCCAGCAGGGTGACCTGGGCGACGCGGCCCTTGACGTCGACGGAAACGGACTCATAGGTGTCAGCCATGCTGGCGACACTACCCAACCGGTCGGTCGGGTCGTACGTCCAGTCGCTGCCGTTCCGACGAGACGCGCGCGAAACGCAACATTGCCGGCGACGCCCGGCCGGGACAATATCGAGTATGGACGAACTCGAATCCGCCGAGGCAACGCTGGCTGTACTGCAAGGGGTTCTTCAAGGCATCACCGCCGGGGACTTGGCTCGGCAGACGCCCTGTCGAGAATTCGACGTGGCTGCCCTGACCGATCACCTGCTCAACTCGATCACGGTGATCGGGGGAGCCGCCGGCGCCGATATCCCGGTCCGCGACCTGGACACCCCCGTGCGTCATCAGGTTCTCGCAGCGGCGCAACCCGCCGTGGCGGCGTGGCGGCAGCGGGGTGTCGACGGGACTGTCCCGTTTGGTGACGGTGAGGCACCTGCGGCGATGATGGCCCGCATCCTCTCCCTCGAATTCCTGGTTCACGCATGGGACTACGCCCAAGCTGTCGGCAAGCCCGTCGAGGTGTCAGACGCGCAAGCGGAACCCGTTCTGCAGTGGGCCCGGGAGATCATCACGCCCGACGGGCGGGTGCGCGCCGGCTTCGACGATTCGATCGAGATCGTGGCGGACTCGACGGCGCTGGACCGGCTGCTGGCATTCACCGGCCGCCGGCCCGCACTCCCAGCTTGAAATCCAAGTGCAGCCGGTTTCAGAACCGCCCAGAACGCGTCGGAGGTGCGGCGTCGGTCACTGTTGTCCGATCCAGCGTCGCGCGAATTCGAGGAATGCGTCGTTCTCGTGCGGGGCACCGATGGTGGCGCGCACACCGTCGGCACCGTACGGCCGGACGACCAGTCGGTTGTCGGCGGCCCGTGCCACGAAATCCGTGGTGCGCTCGGCCAGGGGCAACCAGACGAAGTTGGCTTGTGACTGCGGCAGTGTGAATCCGGCCTCACGCAACGCGGCGGTCACCCGGGCGCGTTCGGCGACGACGGTGTCCGTGCGGGCCAGCAGTTCGTCGGCGGCGTTGAGGCAGGCGATGGCGGCGGCCTGCGACAGACTGGTGGCGCTAAACGGCACATATACCTTGCCGAGCGCAGCGACGATGTCCGGGTCGGCCACGGCGTAGCCGACCCGTAACCCGGCCAGTCCGTAGGCCTTCGAGAAGGTACGCAGGACAACCACATTGGGGTGGGTCCGGACCAGGCCGAGGCTGTCGGGTACCAGGCCGTCACGAATGTATTCGACGTACGCCTCGTCGAGCACGATCAGGATGTCCGACGGGACCGCGGCCACGAACCGGGCCAGGGCCTGCGGGGCGACGACCGTGCCAGTCGGGTTGTTCGGGTTGCAGACGAAGATCAGCCGGGTCCGGTCGGTGATGGCGGCCAGCATGGCGTCCAGATCGTGGGTGTGATCACGCAGCGGCACCTGCACCGGGGTGGCGCCGGCGGTCCGTACCTGCAGCGGATAGATCTCGAAACTGCGCCAGGCGAACAGCACCTCGTCGCCGACGGTCGAGGTGATCTGGATCAACTGCTGGCACAAGCTCGCCGAGCCGCAGCCCACCGATATGTGCCCAGGCGTGAAATCGGTGTGCTTGGCCAGTTGTTCCCGAAGATCGCTGTAGCCGTTGTCCGGGTACCGGTTGAGGTTGTCCATGGCCTCGGTGATCGCCGCTCGGACACTCGGTAGCGGACCGTGCACGGTTTCGTTGCTTGCGATCTTGATTGCGCCGGGAACCGTCTTGCCGGGTGTGTAGGCGGGAATGTGGTCCAACACGGGGCGCAAACGGGCGGTCACCTGACCAGCATAGGGTGGCCGAAATGCCGCTTTGCTTCTAGCGGTCAGGCATGTGTAGGCTTGCCCCTCGGCGGTTCCGGGGACCGGTCTGAAAGCCAGATTGGGTCCGGTACTCTCAAGAAGTTCAGGAGGCGTGCCAGAGCGGCCGAATGGGGCTCACTGCTAATGAGTTGTCCCCCTCAAAGGGGACCGGAGGTTCAAATCCTCTCGCCTCCGCCACGGTTGATCCGTCAACCGCACAACTGAATATGTGCAAGCGCCCGTAGCTCAACGGATAGAGCATCTGACTACGGATCAGAAGGTTAGGGGTTCGAATCCCTTCGGGCGCACTTCAAGTATCGGCAGAGACGACTCCCGCGGCACCAGCACCATGCCCCGGGAGTCGCTACTTTCCTGCCCCGCCTCCGACCGCGCTCGTCCCAGACGCGGTGACAGGTGGAGCTGCCGGGAGTGCCCGTACTCGCGTGGGGATTTGTTGGCAAATTGCCGTGAAGCATTGCGCTGACCAGTCATCCGGAGCAGTCGAGCCAAGCGGAGTCGGTTGTACCTTGGAAATGCGATAGTAGTTTTCAAGGTTGGCGCGCGTAGATGGACGTTGAGAGACTTCGTGAAAGTCCGGTAGGGCATGTGGTGCCCATATCGGGTTACGACTCGCGGTTCGGTGAGCAGTACGACTACTTCGCGTTCGTCCCGAACCCTCTCCCGCCTCAGTTGGTGCTCGATGCGGCAACCTACGCGGCGCTTCCCGACGTGTTCGAGGCAGACTTCCTCGCAGTTATACGGGGTGTCATATCAGGCAGCGAACACGGCGATCGCAAAGCTGGTCGATCGGAAAATTCTGAGGCAGCGCACATCGGGCCGATACGACAGGATCTTCCAGTGCGACGCGGTGATGGCTGTGCTGGAGTACTGAGCGTCTGACTCTGGAGCAGAAGGTTAGGGGACGACGACTGCGATTGTGGCCGATCCGGGCGCACGACAAAGTCACCCAATGAGAAAGGTCGACGTGCCACGCTCCAGCTAGGGGAGAAGCGTGGCACGCCGACCTAGGTCAGAGTAAACGTGAAATCAGTTCATGTTCCAGGGGTCGCCGTAGGTGGTGACGCTGTCACCGGTGGAGGCGATCAGACGGGCGAACGGACGCAGCAGCACACCACCGGCGGCACCGGTCACGGTGCCATGAGCGTTGGAGACCGCCACCCCGCCGGCCGGGCCCTTGACGTCCACCGAGAAGGTCGCAACCTCCTGGATACCCGGGCCGTTACCCAGGTCAGCCGAGATCGACACACCGGGGAACAGGTTAGGAGTGATCACCGAGCCCAGCGGGGAAAAGCCACCGCCCAGCGGCGGCGGTGCGATCGATGCGTCGTCGAGCAGGATGTTCGGGGTGGTGTAGCTGAAGTTGATGCCCACACCCAGGGACCACGGGAAGCCGATCTGATAGCCCAGTTCCAGCGTGCCCGCGAAGTCATCGGCACCGGGGCCCTCGACGTGGTACTTGGCCCGACCGGAATGGAACCACTCACGGGTCAGCCGGTTACGGTCCAGGGGAAACACCCCATTGAGGAAGGTGTCCCACTGCTGAACCGTCAAGGTCCGATCCTGGCCATCGACCAGACTCAGCTCATTATCCAGACCTGCATGCGCGGTCCCGGCGCCGGTGAATAGCGCTGCGAAGCCAGCGACCGCGGTTGCCATCGCAACCACCAACGCGGCCAGCATCCGACTGAATGCTTTCATGTCTCTTCCTGTCGCCAGTTGTCGTTGTGGGCGCCCGGGACGGTAGGTCTCGAACGGGTCTCGATTAGGATTCGGTGAGGTTTCCCTCAGAGATACAGCACCGTACACCTCTGCTGTCTCTTCTGCACCACGTACGGTGGATTTTGTGCGGTTGCTCCTCATCGCAGACACTCACGTCCCCACCCGCGCTCGCGATCTTCCGGCTCCGGTCTGGGAAGCGGTGGGCGCCGCTGATGTCGTGATCCATGCCGGCGACTGGGTGGAGCCCGCTTTGCTCGACGCGCTGAGTGGCCGCGCCCGGCAGCTCGTGGGCTGTTGGGGCAACAACGACGGCGCCGAATTGCGGCGACGGCTACCCGAGCGCGCGGACGTGACGCTGCAAGGGGTGCGGTTCACCATCGTGCACGAGACTGGCGCGGCGACCGGACGTGAGGCCCGGATGGCCAAGTCTTATCCGGATACCGATGTGCTGGTGTTCGGGCACAGTCACATTCCGTGGGACACCACGGCGAAAACTGGTCTCCGCCTGTTGAATCCGGGATCGCCCACCGATCGACGGCGTCAGCCGTTCTGCACCTATATGACTGCAGATGTCGTCGGCGGAGTTCTTTCTGGCGTCACCCTGCACGAACTCTGACGAGCTCATCCGAGACCGCCGCGGTGTTACATGCGCGGTGCGGAAATCATCAGCGCCCGGCCACTCGATGCCGCCAGCGTGGCTATTTTGACCAACATAGGCATATGGGTGTGCTAAATCGAAATCTTATATTGACAAGTGACATGAGTTGGGCCACGGTAATGTCATGGGAAATCAGCAGCGCTACGACGTCGTCGTCGTGGGCGCCGGCATCGTAGGCCTGGCGCACGCGTATCACGCCCACGAACGTGGCCTGAGCGTTGCCGTCATCGACCACGCCGAGGGCGTCGTCGGCGCATCGGTGCAGAACTTTGGCCACGCCTGCATCACCGCACAGTCCGGTGTTGCCCGCGATTACGCGCGAGCGGGCCGCAGGCACTGGCTCGACCTGTCGCGTAAGGCCGGTTTCTGGTCGGCGCAGGCCGGAACTTACTGCGTGGCCCGCCATGCGGACGAACTCGCGGTGATGCATGAGTTCGCCCCCACTCGCTCCGAAGATGAAGTGGTGCTGCTGGATCGCGAACAGATCCTGAGCCGCATCCCGGTGGCCGAAGCGGGCGTCACCGGCGGTATGTACCTGCCCAACGACGTACAGGTCGACCCGCGCACAGCGGCTCCGTCGATCGCCCGGTGGCTGGCCCGCGAGGGTGTCGAATTCTATTGGCGCACAGCGGCAACCAGCTTCGCCCAAGGCGTCGTGAACACCTCGCGCGGGCCGGTCTCCGCCGGCGCCACGTTCGTCACCGTCAACGACGACATCGACCGGCTGTTCCCCGGCTTGGCCGAACGCGACGGGCTGCTGCGTTGCCGGCTGCACATGCTGCGCGCCCGCCTGCCACTCACTTTCACGCTGCCGGCGCCGCTGTTCACCGGCTGGTCACTGCTGCGCTACTCCGGATTCGAGAATCTGCCGAGCACCCAGGCGGTGGCCGACCGGTTGCGTGCGGAGTACCCGGGATACGTCGCCATCGACCTGCATCAGATGTACACCCCGCAGCCCGACGGATCCCTGCTCATCGGCGACACTCACTATCGCGACGTGTCCGCACCCGCGTTCCAGTCCGAGGAAGGTTTCACCGCACTCGTCGATGAGGCGCGGAAGTTGTTCGGAGTCAACGATATCGAGATCAGTGAGCGATGGCAGGGGGTGTACTGCTCGGCACCCGGCCAAGAATTCCTGATCGAGGAGCCGATCGAGGGAACCCACGTCGTGACCGTGACGACCGGCATCGGCATGACTACCAGCATGGGACTGGCCCGTAGCAGCGTCGACAACGCATTAGTGCGCGACAGTGCTGACCCGGTGATCATCGCAAACCCCTGACCGAACCCACTGAAAGAGAAACACCATGACCGACAACACAAATCAGCCGATCAGCCTCGTCGTCTTCGACATGGCCGGCACCACGGTCGAAGACACCGGACTGGTCCAGCAGTCGTTCCTGGCCGCCGACAGCCACGCCGGGTTGTCGAAGACCGACGCCGATCGCGAGGAGATGCTGCGCTACGTCAGCGACACCATGGGGCAGTCCAAGATCGTCGTGTTCCGGCACCTGGCCCGCGGCAACGAGGAACAGGCGCAGGCCGCCAACAAAGAGTTCGAGCGCTGCTATGCGCAGCTGGTCGCCGAGGGCAACTGCAGCCCGATCCCGGGCGCCGAGGATGTCATCACGTCGCTGCGGTCCCGCGGCATCAAGACTGCGCTGACAACGGGATTTGCCCGTGAGACCCAGTCGGCCATCATCGACGCGCTGGGTTGGCAGAACCTTGCCGACGTGGTGCTGTGCCCGGAGCCGGGAGTTCGCGGGCGGCCTTACCCGGATATGCCGCTGACCGCGCTGATGCGTACCGAGACCGATTCCGTGTCATCGATGATCGTCTTGGGTGACACCTCATCCGACGTCATCAGCGGGCTGCGTGCCGGCGCACGCGCCTCGATCGGTGTGCTGACGGGTGCGCACGACACCGCCCAGCTGTCGGCGGCGGGCGCGACACACATTCTCAACAGTGTTGCCGATCTGCCCACCCTGGTGGCCAGGCTCGGCTGACAGCTCTTCCAGCTGATTCCGCGCCGGAACCGAAATCTTTCGCCTATGTCCGTGCGTCGATGGTCTTGGCGTTGACGATGCTGAACGCGACCAACTCGGGACGATAGCGGTCGTCGGCGTATTCGAAGACCTGGCCGTTCTGATCCCGCGAGGTGCGGCGCTCCCGCAGCAGAGGGCCGCCGACATCGATGCCGAGGTTCTCGGCATCGACCTCGGTAGCCGCTACCGCGTCGAGCACATGCTCCATCGAATCGAAGTACACTCCGCGGCCGGCCAAATAGTCCGTCATCGAGCCGGAGTCCGTGTCGAAGTCGAACAACATCGAGCCGACAGAATCGACGAAGGTACTGCGCTCGATCATCGCGGGCTCGCCGTCGAGTAGGCGCACGCGCAGCACGTCG encodes:
- a CDS encoding MspA family porin, translating into MKAFSRMLAALVVAMATAVAGFAALFTGAGTAHAGLDNELSLVDGQDRTLTVQQWDTFLNGVFPLDRNRLTREWFHSGRAKYHVEGPGADDFAGTLELGYQIGFPWSLGVGINFSYTTPNILLDDASIAPPPLGGGFSPLGSVITPNLFPGVSISADLGNGPGIQEVATFSVDVKGPAGGVAVSNAHGTVTGAAGGVLLRPFARLIASTGDSVTTYGDPWNMN
- a CDS encoding phosphonatase-like hydrolase; translated protein: MTDNTNQPISLVVFDMAGTTVEDTGLVQQSFLAADSHAGLSKTDADREEMLRYVSDTMGQSKIVVFRHLARGNEEQAQAANKEFERCYAQLVAEGNCSPIPGAEDVITSLRSRGIKTALTTGFARETQSAIIDALGWQNLADVVLCPEPGVRGRPYPDMPLTALMRTETDSVSSMIVLGDTSSDVISGLRAGARASIGVLTGAHDTAQLSAAGATHILNSVADLPTLVARLG
- a CDS encoding metallophosphoesterase; this encodes MRLLLIADTHVPTRARDLPAPVWEAVGAADVVIHAGDWVEPALLDALSGRARQLVGCWGNNDGAELRRRLPERADVTLQGVRFTIVHETGAATGREARMAKSYPDTDVLVFGHSHIPWDTTAKTGLRLLNPGSPTDRRRQPFCTYMTADVVGGVLSGVTLHEL
- a CDS encoding TIGR03364 family FAD-dependent oxidoreductase, with translation MGNQQRYDVVVVGAGIVGLAHAYHAHERGLSVAVIDHAEGVVGASVQNFGHACITAQSGVARDYARAGRRHWLDLSRKAGFWSAQAGTYCVARHADELAVMHEFAPTRSEDEVVLLDREQILSRIPVAEAGVTGGMYLPNDVQVDPRTAAPSIARWLAREGVEFYWRTAATSFAQGVVNTSRGPVSAGATFVTVNDDIDRLFPGLAERDGLLRCRLHMLRARLPLTFTLPAPLFTGWSLLRYSGFENLPSTQAVADRLRAEYPGYVAIDLHQMYTPQPDGSLLIGDTHYRDVSAPAFQSEEGFTALVDEARKLFGVNDIEISERWQGVYCSAPGQEFLIEEPIEGTHVVTVTTGIGMTTSMGLARSSVDNALVRDSADPVIIANP